The segment AGATCCATATTTCTTAATGCTTGATAATAGACCAAATGCTTTTTcaacatgtagatagatatcaCATTTTCCCGGTCCATATCTCATTTTCCCCGTTAATACAGTGTCCACGAGGAAACTTACTATGTTTGTTTGGTTGCACAGTACTCTAACAAATCTTTTCAAAGGCAAGTAACCTGGGTTGTTCATAATGCACATTTTCTAGTCCACTCAATTGAAACATTATCCATTTATCAATATCACATTCTTCACAACACCAATCCACTGGTGCATCAACATAATGGCCCATCATGCAATATCtgaatgaaatagaaaatagcaaaatatttttaaaaacaagaaaaggcTATGTATGCATAAAAGATATATGGATCAATTATGAAGTTTAAATTCCACTTCATGCAAAAAAGATtcgaaaaggaaagaaaaattgataatGTAACTagcaattttcttcaaaatgaaTAACccctttgtgtaaaaagatctatcaacattatatttttaaaaactatttagagcatatgaatgaaatttcaaatgatTGATGGTATAAGAAGAGGACAAATCAAATCAAggatttaataaatacaaaatattgtGGTGAACACTTAACCTTTCATATCTAGTTAGGTCTTTTTTAAGTGAATTTGACACATTATGTTTTGACTTAACATACACAACTGTGATTATTTCACCGAGGGTCAATTACGATATGTAAATCAACCTTTTGATGAAACTATTTCAAGGTTACACGTGACTCTCACAGAGGCGCTGATGGCACCTTGATTGGGCTATATGTTAGAATATCATACATTGTAtgacaaaattatatatacgaCTATCAAgtataaaagtgaaaataacTTAAAACGTTGAATTTTAGCTTTGAAACTCAAATTAAACTAAACAATTATCCCAGTTTAAAAAGCATAATTTTCAGCATACGTGGGTAAATATACTGTGTAGAAGTTcattgaaaaagagaaaagaacacAGAAATTGTAGACGTACTTTGAGAATCATTGCCCAGGGCTGTGGATGCAAGTATAAGGAGCTCATCATCATTTATAAGCGTTCTCATCACCAAATCTTTGCTACATATGGACTTCACTAGAGCAATATATCTCTCAAACCTACATATAATGGGGAATAAGAATGAATTTCCAGTAAAAATGTTCCTAGGCAAGGGGGCACTTCTACTTTGTAACCCCTTACCCCTTTATCGACAAATATATAAGACATAAGCTGACCTTTCTTTCTCACTTGCAAAAAAATATACTCCTATATCTTCTTTACTTGGAATATGATTGTTGAATAGACTTTCCCAAATATCCTCGTGGGGAACAAGTTCAAATTTAAGAGTATCAGGCAAAATACGTGAGAACTCATACACCTTAAGTCTAACTCTAGAAGGAGGATGAGCCTGGATAAAACTATTGAGCATCCAAGGTACAAATTTCAAAGCACCTAAGATGTCAAAACTTCTCCTGAAATTCAAAGAGGAAGAGAgattaaatcaattataatcTGTCTAAGCAGTACACATCCAGATTATCATTATGTCATATATTCTTTCAATGCACCATTCATTATTTTAGCGATATTAAAGGCATCCCTACCAGCCTGCATGTACCCCAACTAATTCATTGGACAACCTATCTATCTCACAAGCACATATTAACAAGGTAATGTTGTCCAGTAAGGATAGATAAGATGGGCGCACTGTGTGTTGTAGCATGGATTCAAACCGTGAATATCCAAGTTGTTAGCCTTATGCCTTAAACACTAGTACATCTCTTCATGGACCAACATTACGTCTTGAAAAaatgtatcatatatatttatgtacttATCAATAGGGAAATTACAAAGAGTAGGTTAATCAGTCAGCGGACAACTAGCAAAGATGGGCCATCCAAAAATAAGCATGTGCTGAATTCACATTGGTAATAATTGTACACAATGAAGGGAACTTACTTCCATGATGGAACAAGATTAGGATCACAAGGGTGTGTCATAGATGAATTCGTCATTCGACACTCATTCACAACATCGAGAATTTTACGCTCCAGACTGGAAGAACAATCCGGACCTAAATTGGATGGAAGtacaaaagtaaataaattttaatataaaagctttaaaaatattgttggtGTAAAGAAAATCATTTCAAAAGATAATATCAACTCTAGATATATcaacatcaatttaaaaaagttttagaCGTGTTTTAGTGTTTTGGAGCTTTTGAACCTTGAGCTGtcatttttattagaaatttagGAAGATGATCCAAAATCCAATTTTGACGATTCCATCAACTCCAGATTGGTCATTTTAGGCTAGTGGCATAGTTGGAATGACTCCCGAAGCTTTTGGTGCGAGTCAATGTGATCAAGCATTTTAGCTGTCAAGTTAAGGCCTAATTTTGACTCTAGTCAATGTTCTGAGTAACCAAGCTTAGATGAGAATTTCATCAGCGTTGTTAGCCTCACAATATTTAGTTTGGTGTAGGACAAACTTTAGTTTAGCTCTTGAGGCTTCCGGCCTAATTCTAAGGCCCTCGTGAATTTTCTCTTACAATAGAAATTGGGTGTGTAATGGACTAAAACAATcatagaagaagaaatatgtttataaaagaaaaaggcaAAGCATCTTCACTACACAATCAGGAACCAATTTAGTGCAAAATTTAGAACCCCAAAAGTTTAaaacagaaataaaaattaagataatGACACAAGCTTTATGTGAAAACATGAAACACTCAAGAATACCTCTATTTCTTGGGCATTGAAAAAGATCTAGCTTCTCTGACAAATGACATTCACGGGCACTCTGAGATAAACCTTCATCACCAACATAAGACACATTCCACAAGGAATGTTCTTTGAGAGTAGGGGAACCTCGAGAAATATCCTTGAGACCAATATAAGTCACACTATGACGAAGGTTGTTTCCCCGAATAGATAGCTTTGTTAAATCTCCACGGTTTGAAGTTCTAACGACAATAGCAACAAGAAGGGACCTGGCAAGATATCCATTAGATTCTGCGATCTCATCCTTGTGAACAGTGCATAAAAGTGTGAGCCATCGCTTAGAAACACAAGCACAAACACTTGTCTCTTTGCCACTAGGTAATCGCTTGAATACCTCCAAGAGGAATTTATTATTAAAGATTTCAATGGAAGGATGATTCCTCtgctcaaaattttcaaaagcggCATTGAGAAAAATCCTCTTTCCATTATGTCCACGTGATAAAAGCATAGGTGATTTGTTTCTACTTGGATATGAAGCTTGGAAAAAAGCACTGGTTTTCtgaaaaactagaagattaAAAACATCAGACAAACACCATCCTACCTAAACTATCCTTTCAACAGATAGTCACAAAATATGCTCCTAATGCACTAAATCAATCatagaagaagaaagcaaaaaaaaaaaaaaaggcacaAGCTTTAAGCGAAAACATGAAAGAATCAACAGCATACCTCTATATTTCAAGACTCTATACTACTGGGAATTTAATATTGAACCTTTCAAGCTCAAAAAACCCCGTtgagacataaaaaaaaaaaaaaattagcggCAATAAATATTGACCTTAATGAAGAGTATTAAAGTCTTTATTGACAtatttaagtgtcattagaaccaatgtctCTAAAGGCTTTAGGGATATATACAAAGAATgttattgccgctaaaaatacatatttttttaataacaatgATCATTTTTGATATAGTGCCTCTTCCTTTTACTTGTTCTTCCatcactaattatttttatctagaTAAATAATATTCATCTCATTTAAACACAACACTTCACCCTTTTTATAGCCACACAATATTAGTAATTGTTATAAGATAGAAACATTAATGGCGGAAGAACAAGTGGAGGGGAGGCTAAAATGGGTTGGGACATTGGGATGACATGCCACATAATATTTACTTCTTCAAAATTTCCGCTATTATATGGGATCAAGACATTTTAACAgaggaaaaatatatttgaattattcaaGGAATTGTAGTGTAATcttaaattaaatagtataaggaAGAataaaactgattttttttctcaaagaataaaatttgacCATTTTTACATTTATAAGTATAACTAGGGATGTACATGATCGGATTGGTTTgactttttcaaatatcaaatcaaaccatTTGTGTTGGATTTTTGGATCTATAAACCAAACAAATAAAACTCGAGTTTTTCAACTTTGGGTTTCTTCGGgggtttttttttacttcaaattttcggatttttcaataaagtattcatacaaacatataatttacttgcacttcaaatatttctgTAGTTCTACCAAAATGCAACATCtaagttatttctcaagaaaataataaaaaatatgatatgataattgaaactaaaatatccaacaaaaagaTAATACTGAAATTGCGTAAACAAATATCGCGaattaataaatcataataaaattgatcataatttaaagtactaactcatgataaaataagtttagtaagtattagtttaatgactaaatattaaaagaaagtaaaaatagatcatgtattttaattgtctagatctatgtaaaactaaaaaacatatattcaatattattgtcattcttagtgttgaattgattttctttttccattagtattaatttaatatttatttaaactttattataattaccaacGTGTAtggactataatctttattagataattaagaattctaacttccaaacataaaataaatatattaaaagaaaaaaactatgaaaaagtataagagatatttaaaaattatatcaaagtaagtatttttacgtataaaataaaattttaaaattatataaataatgtcgggttggtttggtctcgggttgatttttttagttgaaaccaaaccaacccaaatatagtcgAATATTTTTCCAATACTAAATCAAGTCAAGCCAAACCACTTGTCGGGATTTTTTGAGTTTGACTCGATTTGTGATATGATTTGATTTTCGGTTTCATTTTGTACACCCCTAAGTATAACTATACCGTCAAAGctttttaactaaattaaaaaggTTAGTGTCCtgtttaaaattttttctgGATTTGAATCATGATATTCACAGCTTCAGCATCTTCAGTAGttgttaaatttaattatttgatgcTCGTTACAATAAAATATAGGGAAAATGTTCAAGTACCCCCCCCCAGACTATGGTCGAAAACTCAAatacacaccttaactaaactaaggtcctattaccccatgaactttcttttttgtaattttgtgaaCCTTTTTGACTTACgtgacatccaaatatctccCACACGCCTCAATTGTGCGGAATCACGGAGTGTGCCACATAAGATAAAATCTGCacaaaattacacaaaaaaaaagaagtaaagggggataataggaccttagtttagttaaggcgtgtctctgaaatttcgatcatagtctaaaggggtacttgtgcattttcccaaaaaatatatctaattttaaaattttttagagTGATTTATTAGCCGTCTTGAGGTAGATGAGGATTGCAACTTAACAATTTGTTTTCTATAGCTAAAAGTttggaaatatcttttattattattatactatattCAAGAAaggatattaaaaaaattaagcaatTCCACGATGCAAGGTGTGCTTAGATTTAGTTTTGTTAATAAAGAGAAAGTatctcaaagaaaaaaaaaatacaagcaagGGGTATTAGGCCTTACCTAACTAATCATAATGACGCAACAACATCTGCTAATTAACaagcatgaaaaataaagaactaGAGAAAGCTAAATATTCTATGATTATCGTAGAGCTTATAATACACTTTGTGATGATACTACAAATGAGGATGTTTAAgtaatgaaaaaatatcaaatctaaGAATAAGTTGTGTTATCAGCCTCAaacttcattttatatatgtaagAACTAAAAGAGATGGATTTTTCGTGTTAAGTAACATGAAGTATTTCCCTCTTGTCTTATTCATCAAATATGTCCAACAAACTTTATAGTTCATCACTTCTTTTTGGATTTATTGgatcttgttgttgttgtcgaaACTATCATATAATTTTGTTTGTCAGTTGCATTGGTAGGTTTCTTAGAATAAATTCCTCAGTCACCATACCATCCCCAACTATATTAACTTTCATGTATCGTCTTTTTGCTTTTGTTGCTTCTACTTCTTTGTTGCCTAGGCGAGTGATCAACATCCTTTGTTACCTTATCAAATAATATGTCTAGCATATCATTCTCGTCAAACATTTTACTGCCCAAGTCACCATCATAAGTTGTAGTTGGACTAAGTCTTGAAACTACAACTTGTGGCTCATGGATTTTTTTCCAATACCTTGGTGGTAATAGTCAAGATCTTTTTGGAGTTATCAATTGTCACTTCCGTTAATGGATTTGCCCTACTTGAAGTCACAAATATGGGTTCTTAAGGACTTAACTTACTCCTTGCAGGTGAAGACATATGCTCCTCTTCCTCAACTAAATCTTTCCTTCTAGAATCACTTGTTTCCTTCACCGAACTCTTGTAATTCCTTCTGGAGATCGATTGATTGTTTTCCATTTATTTTCTGTCACCCCCGAGCCTACACCATGTGTGTGATCGACACTCTAGAACCATTGATAGCCCCAAACGAACCCTTGTTCTAGTTTAGTTCTTAGCGAAAAActtaatcatattaaaaaacattaaagaGTAAACTATACTTCAAATGTCTCAAAAGATAAACTCAGAAATGTTTAAAGAGACAATTCAACTGTCCAAAAGAGgaaactcaagtctcaacatGAATAATTGTAAATGAAAAGACTCATGAACGAgtgtctatctatctatgaagcctctaatactATGATGGAAGTTGGGACAAGACCCCTGATCATTCTAACAActgaaataactaaaaataaagaagGGGTCCTCCGCAAGCTAGGAGACTCACCAATACTCTAGAACTCAACTAGATCAACGAAACGCTGGATGATGATCCTGGTTACatgtatctgcatcataaaagaTGCAGACCAAATGACGTCAATACATAAAATGTACGAGCATGTGAGGGAAAATCTAAAACATGGCATAAGCTTGATGCGGAACTGAAGAAACACTTAACTTGTCTCAACTcaactcatttttttataaagcaataaaaataatgtagtATAAATAAAAGCTATAAAACAGTAGATAACAGCTCAACGTATTAGAAAATACAATAGAAATTCTGTGTATatgcaaaaatacaaaataactctgtttgggagaTTCTCtgaccgacaaccatcactatgaacTATGCGATGACATAGTGTCTAGCCCATGCTGCCAGAATTGTCCTATACTTTGCCGGGATATAAAACTCCTTAACTAATTGGATCctctagtctatgctaaaaatcaataaaagcatcatctaaaaagtatgactcttTTCCACCCACGCTGGCTACATAGTTTCACTACAACAAACATGACATATAACTACAAAATTATTAGCTACGACATCAATTTCGTCACTAATTATTTGCTTTTAGtgataaaatttacttttcgtgCTTAAGtatatgagacacatacttttagtgatgaaatataaaaattcgTAACAAAGTTTGTCCACTAAAGTTTaccaccaaaaaaataattggtgCCATTTTGTTAAGTAGTGTTAGTCATTAATTTAAAGTTAACAGTGATTCATTATTTCATCACTTATAGTGTATGCAATTCGTGACAAACTATGACATCAAATTCATCACTAAGTATTcacttttagtgacaaaatttactttttatgtttaaatatacttttagtgacaaaacataaaaatcgGTAGCAAAGTTTTGTCCATTAAAATTTtccaccaaaaaaattattggcgTCATTTGTTAAGTAATGttagtcacaaatttaaaattatcggTGACATAATATTTCGCAACTAATAATGTATTAATTCATGACAAAAAATTTTGTCttgtaatttattaaattttggacacaaaaaaatttcatctaaaaaaatatgttattacaATATACACAAATTAGAGTTTGTtgttatatattatgaattttagctgtgaaaaatttagatttaattatggcatttattttgtcattaataatataaataattggtgacaaatattttattttctctaatcAATTTGTAATTTAGTaaccacaaaaaaattattacaaaatatGTAAGGTGTTAAATAGTGACAACTTAAAATTTGTAGTTAATAATTCAACTATttgctacaaaaaaaaaagtcatagcTAAATACAATGCTTTGCTACAATTGTTCATAATTACAAGTCACAacttacaaaaagaataatacaagTGCTTGATAAGAAATAGACAGAGTCCATTCGTTAATTGGTAAGTGAAAGTATTAAAACCAACGAATTCGGTCAATTTTGTAAAAACGAAAAAGTTCAATacatcaattttcttaaattacacaattataaaatgcatcatttgaaaaatacaatacatGTTATAAGTATTGTGAGTGGGGCACAGTTCTACCACTAGGTCACTAATATTTGTTGGTTTTACACTTctgtttttttatattgatacaCTTTCATTGATAAgcacaataaaaattaatttctcgAATCTTTGTGCTAAGTTTTGTGTGTGTCTATTGATTTGTGATCGATAAACTACATAGACTAAGTCG is part of the Solanum lycopersicum chromosome 1, SLM_r2.1 genome and harbors:
- the LOC104648157 gene encoding uncharacterized protein, producing the protein MLLSRGHNGKRIFLNAAFENFEQRNHPSIEIFNNKFLLEVFKRLPSGKETSVCACVSKRWLTLLCTVHKDEIAESNGYLARSLLVAIVVRTSNRGDLTKLSIRGNNLRHSVTYIGLKDISRGSPTLKEHSLWNVSYVGDEGLSQSARECHLSEKLDLFQCPRNRGPDCSSSLERKILDVVNECRMTNSSMTHPCDPNLVPSWKRSFDILGALKFVPWMLNSFIQAHPPSRVRLKVYEFSRILPDTLKFELVPHEDIWESLFNNHIPSKEDIGVYFFASEKERFERYIALVKSICSKDLVMRTLINDDELLILASTALGNDSQNIA